Below is a genomic region from Alphaproteobacteria bacterium.
TTCTCCTAATAATATCTAGTGTAAGTATAACATGTCATACAATAACTTGTCAAAGTAGCTTATCGGATTGAGCGACACACAGCACTTGGAGCAGATTTTTAGGAAGACCTTGTGAATGTGCCTGGAATAACAGTTTCAGAGAATAGCTACTCTTATTAATATGCAAATAGGGTCGAATCTCACACTTTAGGCTGGTTTACCAATGGGAGATGATCCTATAGAATAATCCTAGATCAACTTTAGAATAGAGGGGAACGTTGTCTCGATGTTGAAGAAGAAAGTCCTTATAATATTTTTGTTGTTGATTGGGTTGCCTTCTATTGTATCTGCAAATAATCAAGTAAACATTGTCCGCAATCCTGCAGATGTTCCCAAACCCCTAAAATGCTCCAACACTCCTACAAAGAGGACCTTTCATCTGGAGGCTGTGGAACTCGACGGGTATATTGATGGGAAGAAAACATATCGTTATTGGACATTTAATGGAAAGGTTCCTGGGCCTTTGTTTAGGGCTTGTGTGGGAGATACAATAGAGATTTTTCTTAAGAATGCGTCAAAAAATACTATGATCCATTCAGTGGACTTTCATGCCGTGACGGGGCCTGGAGGCGGCTATGCCTACACGAAAGATACGGCACCAGGGGAACAAAAAAGCTTTACCTTTAAGGCTCTCAAACCAGGCTTATTTGTTTATCATTGTGCGACACATATGGTTGCGCATCATATTTCTCAAGGGATGTACGGCCTCTTTCTTATTGAACCTACTGGGGGACTGCCACCCGTAGATCGCGAGTTTTATGTTATGCAGGGCGAAATTTACGCTGAGCACCCTCCATCAGGGAGTCGACTAGAATTTTCATATGATAAATTGATGAACGAGCATCCAACCTACATCGTATTCAACGGCGCGAAAGGAGCCTTAACAGATCGTTTCCCTCTAAAAGCTAAGGTGGGAGAAAAAATACGCCTTTTCTTTGGGGTTGGCGGACCCAATCTCACATCTTCTTTTCATGTTATCGGTGAAATATTCGATGAGATATACAATCTAGCATCTCTAACATCTCCTCCCCTAAAGGATGTCCAAACAACACTCGTTCCTCCTGGAGGAGCCGTGGTTGCAGATATCCAGTTACAAGTGCCAGGAAGGTACATTCTGGTAGATCACGCTTTGTCACGGATGGAGAAAGGCCTCGCAGGGCATCTCATCGTGGAAGGAAAAGAAAACCCAAGCGTATACAAGAAAGGAACTGCTGACGACGACTAGATACAGCACACCTGAAATCCTAAGCAGCTACTCTTGTACACATCTTTAAGAAGATTATTGTGAGCGACACACAGCACCTGGAGCAGATTTTTACTCCCCTT
It encodes:
- the nirK gene encoding nitrite reductase, copper-containing; the protein is MLKKKVLIIFLLLIGLPSIVSANNQVNIVRNPADVPKPLKCSNTPTKRTFHLEAVELDGYIDGKKTYRYWTFNGKVPGPLFRACVGDTIEIFLKNASKNTMIHSVDFHAVTGPGGGYAYTKDTAPGEQKSFTFKALKPGLFVYHCATHMVAHHISQGMYGLFLIEPTGGLPPVDREFYVMQGEIYAEHPPSGSRLEFSYDKLMNEHPTYIVFNGAKGALTDRFPLKAKVGEKIRLFFGVGGPNLTSSFHVIGEIFDEIYNLASLTSPPLKDVQTTLVPPGGAVVADIQLQVPGRYILVDHALSRMEKGLAGHLIVEGKENPSVYKKGTADDD